A part of Paraliobacillus zengyii genomic DNA contains:
- the ribF gene encoding riboflavin biosynthesis protein RibF produces the protein MEIIDVTGKPPLNKDPLVLVIGKFDGIHKGHQQILQTAKGFIDESSETLAVMGFSDHPLWILKQNADFEKRITPDNDKLALLKQYGVGRYYRIKFTKEYAKTTANTFVVEHLSQLNIKRIIIGEGFRFGSGGASSTGELVQLCAQLNIDVTVLPLIKENAQKISSSTIRAAIKEGLMEPVHSLLGRPFAIKGTVIHGEKMGRKLGFPTINIGETEAYVEPKPGVYLGVVGIYNESIITDYYHALISAGYRPSVNGEGYLVEAYLLNYSGDLYGKSVSVSFLRYLRGEINFSNLDDLVKQMELDKSEAEKLMGFI, from the coding sequence ATGGAAATTATCGATGTAACAGGTAAACCACCCCTGAATAAAGACCCACTAGTACTAGTAATAGGTAAATTTGATGGTATTCACAAGGGACACCAGCAAATCCTTCAAACAGCAAAAGGTTTTATCGATGAAAGTAGTGAGACATTAGCCGTAATGGGTTTTTCTGACCATCCGCTTTGGATCCTCAAACAAAACGCGGATTTTGAAAAGCGAATAACCCCCGATAATGACAAACTCGCTTTACTAAAGCAATATGGTGTCGGTCGGTATTATCGAATTAAATTTACAAAAGAATACGCAAAGACGACAGCAAACACGTTTGTTGTTGAGCATCTTTCACAGTTAAATATAAAGCGGATTATAATTGGAGAAGGATTCCGATTTGGTTCTGGTGGTGCTTCAAGTACAGGAGAACTGGTTCAATTATGTGCGCAGCTTAATATAGATGTAACAGTTTTACCTTTAATTAAAGAAAATGCACAGAAAATCAGTAGTAGTACTATCCGTGCAGCGATTAAGGAAGGGCTTATGGAACCAGTGCATTCTCTGTTAGGTCGTCCTTTTGCAATAAAAGGGACAGTTATCCATGGAGAAAAAATGGGGCGAAAGCTGGGATTCCCGACTATTAATATCGGGGAAACTGAAGCATATGTCGAACCTAAACCAGGTGTTTACCTTGGGGTAGTTGGCATTTATAATGAATCAATAATTACTGATTATTACCATGCGCTTATCAGTGCTGGTTACCGCCCTAGTGTAAATGGTGAAGGCTATTTAGTCGAGGCATATTTACTCAATTATTCTGGCGACTTATATGGAAAATCTGTATCTGTTTCTTTCTTACGATATCTTAGAGGAGAAATTAATTTTTCTAATTTAGATGACTTAGTAAAACAAATGGAACTCGATAAGAGCGAAGCAGAAAAGCTAATGGGATTCATATAG
- a CDS encoding superoxide dismutase — protein MAKFELPALPYGFDALEPYIDKQTMEIHHGKHHQTYVTKLNAAVEGKAELEGKSIEELLSDLEAVPSEVRTAVRNNGGGHFNHTLFWEVIAPGKEQAAPTGKLADAINQAFGSISAFEEKFSDAATTRFGSGWAWLVVNGNGELEITSTPNQDNPITDGKTAILGLDVWEHAYYLNYQNRRPDYIKNFFNIINWDVVADKFAQATNK, from the coding sequence ATGGCTAAATTTGAATTACCAGCACTACCGTATGGTTTCGATGCATTGGAACCTTATATCGACAAACAAACAATGGAGATTCACCACGGCAAGCACCACCAAACATATGTAACGAAGCTAAATGCTGCTGTTGAAGGCAAAGCAGAGTTAGAGGGTAAATCAATCGAAGAATTACTTAGCGACTTAGAAGCTGTTCCATCAGAAGTAAGAACTGCTGTTAGAAACAATGGTGGGGGACACTTTAACCACACACTTTTCTGGGAAGTGATTGCTCCTGGAAAAGAACAAGCTGCACCAACTGGTAAATTAGCAGATGCTATTAATCAAGCATTCGGAAGCATTAGCGCGTTTGAAGAAAAATTTTCTGATGCAGCAACGACTCGTTTCGGATCAGGATGGGCATGGCTTGTAGTAAATGGTAATGGGGAATTAGAAATTACTAGCACGCCAAATCAAGATAACCCGATTACGGATGGTAAAACAGCAATTCTCGGACTTGATGTATGGGAACACGCATATTACTTAAATTACCAAAACAGAAGACCAGATTATATAAAAAACTTCTTTAATATCATTAACTGGGATGTAGTGGCGGATAAATTCGCACAAGCTACAAACAAATAA
- a CDS encoding helix-turn-helix transcriptional regulator, whose amino-acid sequence MEKTKTTTKDKILDLLKKKVKLTVGELTQHLNITDMAVRKHLSVMEKDGLIFSEEAKKPIGRPMLLYYLSEKGELLFPKNYEGLSVEFLNDISDLYGNESIEQLFKKREQRLTKEYATRIGNKSASERLNEIVQIQNEKGYMADSSQLDENTYEIIEYNCPIMAVAKEFKTACQCETTMFKNVLKTENVKRTSCKTEGNNHCKFTVKF is encoded by the coding sequence TTGGAAAAAACTAAAACTACCACGAAAGATAAAATCCTTGATTTATTAAAAAAGAAAGTAAAATTAACTGTCGGCGAGTTAACACAACATTTAAATATCACAGACATGGCAGTAAGAAAACACCTTTCTGTTATGGAAAAAGATGGCCTAATCTTTTCAGAAGAAGCTAAAAAACCCATTGGAAGACCGATGCTACTTTATTATTTATCAGAGAAAGGCGAACTCCTTTTCCCGAAAAACTACGAGGGATTAAGTGTTGAATTTTTGAATGATATTAGTGACCTATACGGAAATGAATCTATTGAACAATTATTTAAGAAAAGAGAACAACGTCTTACCAAAGAATACGCTACTAGAATCGGAAATAAATCAGCAAGTGAGAGACTAAATGAGATCGTTCAAATCCAAAATGAAAAAGGATATATGGCAGATTCCTCTCAATTAGATGAAAATACGTATGAAATAATAGAATATAATTGTCCAATCATGGCCGTAGCAAAAGAATTCAAAACAGCTTGCCAATGTGAGACAACTATGTTCAAAAATGTACTCAAAACAGAAAACGTTAAAAGAACAAGCTGCAAAACAGAAGGAAATAACCACTGTAAGTTTACTGTTAAATTTTAA
- a CDS encoding glycosyl hydrolase 53 family protein yields MRIKGKKLKFVYVLLAFLLMFSTFGINTNSVNVQASSTNLLTNGGFETDFWDDGSWEVTSQGMVNVNQFEYVEDEWMTKDEGEFATNFWVQDTAEGNQSSRLSQTITSLSAGSYELSVNVMGGSDAEASNVKLFAGEDIENVVTTTGYNNWETVTLTFEITEDVTDFQVGAIVDGEPNAWGYVDSFQLLSTNDDGVTIPDPVEAAIFVERVDGMADDFIKGVDVSSILSLENSGVKYYNEAGNEQDIFRTLKDSGVNYVRVRIWNDPYDADGNGYGGGNNDLQKAIEIGKRAAANDMKLLVDFHYSDFWADPAKQQAPKAWEDLSFDDKKDAVYTYTNDSVQALLDAGVDVGMVQVGNETNGGFVGETDWTKMSALFNEGSKAIRDVDTSIIIALHFTNPESSGRYSGIAETLDNNNVDYDVFASSYYPFWHGTLDNLTAVLKNVADTYGKQVMVAETSYVYTEEDGDGHGNTAPKDSGQVLNYPITVQGQANALRDVFQAVADVGEAGIGVFYWEPAWLPVGSAEELEENKTIWEQQGSGWATSFAAEYDPEDAGEWYGGSAVDNQALFDFNGHPLASLNVFNYIDTGAVAGLEIDKINDITVTANLGDEITLPETVTAVYNDGSEQDGSVTWDTEALDQAINSGAGKYDITGVTDDGHTVVAHLEIKAMNFVANPGFENSDRSMWTITYPSGTAHTDFQNNAADAKSGDYSLHFYSATGVDFQAEQTITGLEPGYYNYSMFLQGGDAGDSNMYIYTKTADETLEAETEVSGWTNWNNPEIGDILVLDGTITIGAVIQADAGAWGTLDDFNFYKVGDYQEPEEPGDQDGEQPNPGTEEPEIEEPGAEEPETEEPVIQDPGTSKVYTYPNASKVVKISKAELEKFADGYSLELTDGNVKATIPVALLSRGGDLVFEFGKVSNKITNENKDVLSELIDFSLLIGGEEITDFSDTPITVTFKVDPDKVKNWDDLRVVYIDKNGEKKEFITPISYNKETGEVVAELTHFSAYGVFEIADQVTSDSELPDTATNQFKWLMLGALLLAGGTISLVANRRKVRD; encoded by the coding sequence ATGAGGATAAAAGGGAAAAAGTTGAAATTTGTTTACGTATTACTTGCATTTTTGCTAATGTTTAGCACATTTGGAATAAATACAAATTCTGTAAATGTGCAAGCTTCATCGACAAACCTATTAACAAATGGTGGATTTGAGACAGACTTTTGGGATGACGGATCATGGGAGGTAACTTCTCAAGGGATGGTTAATGTTAACCAGTTTGAATATGTGGAAGATGAGTGGATGACCAAAGATGAGGGGGAGTTTGCAACTAACTTTTGGGTGCAAGATACAGCAGAAGGAAATCAATCCTCTAGGTTAAGTCAAACAATTACGAGCCTTTCAGCTGGAAGTTATGAGCTTTCTGTAAATGTAATGGGTGGTTCAGATGCTGAAGCAAGTAACGTGAAATTATTTGCAGGAGAAGATATAGAAAATGTGGTAACGACAACAGGATATAATAATTGGGAAACAGTTACACTGACTTTTGAAATAACTGAAGATGTAACTGATTTTCAAGTTGGAGCAATTGTTGATGGTGAACCGAATGCATGGGGTTATGTAGATAGCTTCCAACTGCTATCTACAAACGATGATGGCGTGACTATTCCTGATCCAGTCGAAGCTGCTATTTTTGTAGAAAGAGTAGATGGAATGGCTGATGATTTTATCAAAGGTGTCGACGTTTCTAGTATTCTTTCATTAGAAAATAGCGGTGTGAAATACTACAATGAAGCGGGCAACGAACAGGATATTTTCAGAACATTAAAAGATTCTGGTGTTAACTATGTTCGTGTGCGTATATGGAATGACCCATACGATGCAGACGGTAATGGCTATGGTGGCGGTAATAATGATTTACAGAAGGCGATTGAAATAGGAAAAAGAGCTGCGGCAAATGATATGAAGCTTTTAGTAGATTTTCACTACTCGGATTTTTGGGCAGATCCTGCGAAACAACAAGCACCAAAGGCGTGGGAAGATCTAAGTTTTGATGACAAGAAAGATGCAGTTTATACCTATACAAATGATAGCGTCCAAGCTTTACTTGATGCAGGTGTTGACGTTGGTATGGTTCAAGTTGGGAATGAAACGAATGGTGGATTTGTTGGGGAAACTGATTGGACAAAGATGAGTGCATTATTTAATGAAGGAAGTAAGGCAATTAGAGATGTAGATACTTCTATTATAATAGCATTACATTTTACCAATCCAGAATCTTCTGGAAGATATAGTGGGATTGCGGAAACATTGGATAATAATAATGTAGATTATGATGTGTTTGCAAGTTCATATTATCCATTTTGGCATGGGACGCTTGATAATTTAACCGCGGTGCTTAAAAATGTTGCTGATACGTATGGTAAACAAGTGATGGTAGCGGAAACTTCCTATGTTTACACGGAAGAAGATGGAGACGGACATGGTAATACAGCACCAAAGGATTCTGGACAAGTATTGAACTACCCGATTACGGTACAAGGACAAGCGAATGCACTCAGAGATGTATTTCAAGCAGTTGCTGATGTTGGTGAAGCGGGTATTGGTGTATTTTATTGGGAACCTGCATGGCTTCCAGTTGGTTCTGCTGAAGAGTTAGAAGAAAATAAAACGATTTGGGAACAACAGGGTTCAGGTTGGGCAACTAGTTTTGCAGCTGAGTATGATCCGGAAGATGCGGGTGAATGGTACGGAGGAAGCGCGGTCGACAATCAAGCATTATTTGATTTTAACGGCCATCCATTAGCTTCATTAAACGTATTTAACTATATTGATACTGGTGCAGTGGCAGGTTTGGAGATTGATAAGATTAATGATATAACAGTTACTGCTAATCTAGGTGATGAGATAACATTACCGGAAACTGTAACAGCCGTTTATAACGATGGAAGTGAACAGGACGGTTCCGTCACATGGGACACTGAGGCATTAGACCAAGCAATTAACAGTGGTGCTGGCAAATATGATATTACAGGTGTTACAGATGATGGACATACTGTTGTAGCACATCTTGAAATAAAGGCGATGAATTTTGTAGCAAATCCAGGCTTTGAGAATAGTGATCGTAGCATGTGGACTATTACCTATCCTAGTGGAACAGCACATACGGACTTTCAAAACAATGCAGCGGATGCTAAATCAGGAGATTACTCTTTACACTTTTATTCTGCTACTGGAGTGGACTTTCAAGCAGAACAGACCATTACTGGTTTAGAACCGGGTTATTATAATTACTCGATGTTCTTACAAGGTGGAGACGCTGGAGATTCTAATATGTACATTTATACGAAAACAGCGGATGAAACCCTTGAAGCGGAGACAGAAGTGAGTGGTTGGACCAATTGGAACAATCCAGAAATTGGCGACATTCTCGTATTAGATGGAACAATCACGATAGGTGCAGTGATCCAAGCAGATGCAGGGGCATGGGGAACATTAGATGATTTTAATTTTTATAAAGTAGGAGATTATCAAGAACCGGAAGAACCAGGTGACCAGGATGGAGAACAGCCGAATCCAGGGACTGAAGAGCCAGAGATAGAGGAACCTGGAGCAGAAGAGCCAGAGACTGAAGAACCTGTGATACAGGATCCAGGTACAAGTAAGGTTTACACGTATCCTAACGCTTCAAAGGTCGTTAAAATTAGCAAAGCAGAGTTAGAGAAGTTTGCTGATGGATATTCTCTTGAACTTACAGATGGTAACGTGAAAGCTACTATTCCAGTAGCATTACTTTCAAGAGGTGGAGATTTGGTCTTTGAATTTGGCAAAGTTTCCAATAAGATTACCAATGAAAATAAAGATGTTTTGAGTGAGTTAATCGATTTCTCCCTTTTAATAGGTGGAGAGGAAATTACTGATTTTAGTGATACCCCGATTACTGTTACATTTAAAGTTGACCCAGATAAAGTTAAGAATTGGGATGATTTGAGAGTAGTATACATTGATAAAAATGGGGAGAAGAAAGAGTTTATCACACCAATTTCATACAACAAGGAGACTGGTGAAGTAGTTGCAGAATTGACACACTTTAGTGCATATGGTGTCTTTGAAATTGCTGATCAAGTGACTTCTGATTCTGAATTACCCGATACTGCAACCAATCAGTTTAAGTGGTTGATGTTAGGTGCGCTATTATTAGCTGGTGGAACTATTTCCTTAGTAGCTAATAGAAGAAAAGTACGAGACTAA
- a CDS encoding beta-galactosidase, with the protein MPKHQKTYVTKADFMLHGGDYNPDQWLDRPEILADDINLMKLSHTNTFSLGIFAWSTLEPEEGVYNFEWLDTIIENIANIKGRVILATPSGARPAWMSQKYPEVLRVNESRVKQLHGGRHNHCFSSVVYREKTQQMNRLLTERYGKNPALIMWHISNEYSGECHCDNCQQAFRGWLKEKYKDDLQALNDAWWGPFWSHTFSDWSQIESPSPIGESAVHGLNLDWRRFVTDQTIDFYENEIVPMRELTPDIPITTNFMADTFDLIPFQSLDYSKFAKHLDVISWDAYPAWHNDWETTADLAMKVGFIDDLYRSLKQKPFLLMESTPSLVNWHEVNKAKRPGMHLLSSMQMLAHGSDSIMYFQWRKSRGSSEKFHGSVVDHDNSSENRVFKEVAKVGETLEKLSDVVGTNRPADVAIMYDWESNWALNDAQGFGLSTKQYPQTLQEHYRTFWEQDIPVDVITKEQDFSNYKLLIVPMLYLVSEATIARLKVFVAGGGRLVMTYISGLVNEHDLTFLGGWHKDLQDIFGMKPTETDTLYPKDRNMVTYQDKKYEVKDYATVLDLATATTEGIYQEDFYENTAAVTSHSYQQGKSYYIGARLDDQFHRDFYQTLIEELALKPVVASKHGKGVSVQARQGVESDYVFVMNFTEEAQQIAFDSNLTDLVTGEIVPEQLTLKQYEVRILEQPRK; encoded by the coding sequence ATGCCAAAACACCAAAAGACTTATGTAACGAAAGCAGATTTTATGCTTCATGGCGGCGACTACAATCCTGATCAATGGTTAGATCGACCAGAAATTTTAGCCGATGACATAAACTTGATGAAACTTTCACATACAAATACATTTTCATTAGGAATTTTTGCGTGGAGTACATTGGAACCTGAAGAAGGTGTGTACAACTTTGAATGGCTGGACACAATCATTGAAAATATTGCGAACATCAAGGGTCGCGTTATTTTAGCTACACCAAGTGGAGCGCGTCCAGCGTGGATGTCACAAAAGTATCCTGAAGTATTACGTGTAAATGAAAGTCGTGTGAAACAACTGCACGGTGGTCGTCACAATCACTGTTTTTCATCAGTTGTTTACCGTGAAAAAACACAACAGATGAATCGGTTACTTACAGAAAGATATGGTAAGAATCCTGCATTAATCATGTGGCACATTTCAAATGAATATAGTGGTGAATGCCATTGTGATAATTGTCAGCAGGCATTTAGAGGCTGGTTGAAGGAAAAATACAAGGATGATCTTCAAGCATTGAACGATGCGTGGTGGGGTCCATTCTGGAGCCATACGTTTTCCGATTGGTCACAGATAGAATCGCCTTCACCAATTGGGGAGAGTGCTGTCCATGGTTTAAATTTGGATTGGCGCCGTTTCGTAACCGACCAAACGATAGACTTTTATGAAAATGAAATTGTCCCAATGCGTGAACTGACACCAGACATTCCGATTACAACGAACTTCATGGCTGATACATTTGATTTAATTCCATTTCAGTCACTCGATTACAGTAAATTTGCAAAGCACCTTGATGTTATTAGCTGGGATGCATATCCTGCATGGCACAATGACTGGGAAACAACTGCTGATTTAGCGATGAAGGTTGGTTTTATCGATGACTTGTATCGTAGCTTAAAGCAAAAGCCATTTCTTTTAATGGAATCAACGCCAAGCCTAGTAAACTGGCATGAAGTAAATAAAGCGAAACGTCCTGGAATGCACTTACTTTCCTCGATGCAAATGCTTGCGCATGGTTCAGACAGCATTATGTATTTCCAATGGCGCAAATCTCGTGGTTCATCAGAGAAGTTTCATGGATCAGTAGTTGATCATGATAATAGTTCTGAAAATCGTGTGTTTAAAGAGGTTGCTAAAGTGGGGGAAACATTAGAGAAGCTTTCTGATGTTGTCGGAACAAATCGTCCTGCAGATGTGGCGATTATGTATGATTGGGAAAGTAACTGGGCATTAAATGATGCACAGGGATTTGGACTTTCAACGAAACAATACCCGCAAACATTGCAAGAGCACTATCGTACGTTCTGGGAACAAGATATTCCAGTAGATGTGATCACAAAAGAACAAGATTTTTCTAATTATAAATTGTTAATCGTTCCGATGCTTTATTTAGTAAGTGAAGCTACGATTGCACGTTTAAAAGTCTTTGTTGCTGGTGGTGGTCGATTAGTTATGACCTATATCAGTGGGCTCGTGAATGAACATGATCTAACCTTTTTAGGTGGATGGCATAAAGATTTACAAGATATATTTGGAATGAAGCCAACGGAAACAGATACATTGTATCCAAAAGATAGAAATATGGTTACCTATCAAGATAAGAAATATGAAGTGAAGGATTATGCAACTGTCCTTGATTTAGCAACAGCTACTACAGAAGGAATCTATCAAGAAGATTTTTATGAAAATACAGCTGCTGTTACAAGTCATTCCTATCAACAAGGGAAGTCCTATTATATTGGGGCAAGGTTAGATGATCAATTCCATCGTGATTTTTATCAAACATTAATCGAGGAATTAGCACTTAAGCCAGTTGTTGCTAGTAAACATGGTAAAGGCGTTTCAGTCCAAGCAAGACAAGGTGTGGAATCTGACTATGTCTTTGTGATGAACTTTACCGAAGAAGCACAACAAATAGCATTCGATTCCAACTTAACTGATTTAGTTACCGGAGAAATTGTCCCAGAACAACTCACACTAAAACAATACGAAGTCAGAATACTAGAACAACCAAGAAAATGA
- a CDS encoding sugar ABC transporter permease gives MKRKKFTRLFASYSLLIFMMVVIIYPLLWTVGASFNPGNSLISTSLIPENPTLDHYKELFAGKESLQYGQWYTNSIKISVLTMIGTVISVSFMAYAFSRFRFVGRKNGLTLFLLLQMIPQFSALIALFVLAQVLGLMNSHWLLIFLYIGGQIPMCTYLMKGYIDSIPMSLDESARIDGASNTTIFFRIIMPLSRPMIAVVAMNGFIIPLADFVLASTILRSPESYTLPIGLYNLVNDVMGASYTTFAAGAILISIPIAVVFVLLQKNFVSGLTSGGTKG, from the coding sequence ATGAAGAGAAAGAAATTTACCCGACTCTTTGCCTCTTACTCTTTACTCATTTTCATGATGGTTGTGATTATTTATCCGTTGCTTTGGACGGTGGGCGCAAGCTTTAATCCAGGTAATAGTTTAATAAGCACCTCGCTCATTCCTGAAAATCCGACTTTGGATCATTACAAAGAGTTATTTGCAGGCAAAGAAAGTCTCCAGTATGGACAATGGTATACAAATTCTATCAAAATTAGTGTGTTAACGATGATTGGAACAGTTATCAGTGTTTCCTTTATGGCTTATGCTTTTTCACGATTTCGTTTTGTTGGTAGAAAAAATGGCTTAACCCTATTTTTGCTATTACAAATGATCCCACAGTTTTCAGCTTTAATTGCATTATTTGTATTAGCACAAGTTCTTGGCTTAATGAACAGTCATTGGTTGTTGATCTTCCTTTACATTGGTGGTCAAATTCCAATGTGTACGTATCTAATGAAAGGTTATATCGACTCGATTCCAATGTCATTAGATGAAAGTGCACGAATTGATGGCGCGAGTAATACAACGATTTTCTTTCGAATTATCATGCCATTATCTAGACCAATGATCGCTGTTGTCGCAATGAATGGCTTTATTATTCCGCTTGCTGATTTCGTTTTAGCATCAACCATCTTGCGGTCACCTGAATCGTATACATTGCCAATTGGTTTATACAATTTAGTTAATGATGTAATGGGCGCAAGTTATACAACGTTTGCTGCCGGTGCCATTCTAATCAGTATTCCAATCGCTGTCGTATTCGTTCTTTTACAAAAGAACTTTGTATCAGGGTTAACATCAGGTGGAACGAAAGGGTAA
- a CDS encoding sugar ABC transporter permease — MQHRTKASLLSIIPGFGQFYNKQWVKGLVFLGFGGAFLFAFGDMLNMGYWGIFTLGTEVPRDNSVFLLAQGIIAILVTLLGLLVYYLNFRDAYKNGELRDKNRPLSSLRKQYHNLVESGYPYVVSGPSFFILVFAVIFPILFSLAVAFTNYDLYHSPPANLVDWVGFDTFAKIFTVDIWRSTFFDVLGWTVIWTLVATTLQVGLGILLAVVVNQKDIHFKRVVRTVLVLPWAVPGFVTILIFAGLFNDSFGAINNDILAFFGIDAIPWLTNAAWSKLALILMQGWLGFPYIFLVTTGVLQSIPDDLYEAATIDGASIFAKFKHITMPMILLAIAPIIITQYTFNFNNFNIIYLFNGGGPAVPGSTAGGTDILVSWIYKLTMQSSQYSLAAALTILLSVFVIGIALWQFRRTNSFKED; from the coding sequence GTGCAACATCGGACAAAAGCAAGCTTGTTATCTATCATTCCTGGTTTTGGACAATTTTACAATAAGCAATGGGTGAAAGGTCTTGTGTTCCTAGGATTTGGTGGTGCGTTTTTATTCGCATTTGGTGATATGTTGAATATGGGTTATTGGGGAATTTTCACCCTTGGAACAGAAGTACCGAGAGATAATTCGGTATTTTTATTAGCGCAAGGTATTATCGCAATCCTTGTTACACTTTTAGGATTACTAGTATACTACTTGAATTTCCGTGACGCTTATAAAAATGGTGAATTACGTGATAAAAATAGACCGCTATCTTCACTTAGAAAGCAATATCATAACCTAGTAGAGTCAGGATATCCCTATGTAGTTAGTGGTCCATCGTTTTTCATTTTAGTATTTGCTGTTATTTTTCCGATTTTATTTAGTCTTGCAGTAGCGTTTACAAATTACGACTTATATCATTCCCCGCCAGCTAATTTAGTGGATTGGGTAGGATTTGATACATTCGCAAAAATTTTCACAGTTGATATTTGGCGTTCTACTTTTTTTGATGTTTTAGGATGGACGGTTATTTGGACACTCGTTGCTACTACCTTACAAGTTGGTCTTGGTATTTTGTTAGCAGTTGTTGTGAACCAAAAGGATATCCATTTCAAAAGAGTCGTTCGGACAGTCCTCGTTTTACCATGGGCTGTACCAGGATTTGTTACGATTTTAATTTTCGCAGGTCTCTTTAACGATAGTTTTGGTGCTATTAATAATGATATCTTAGCATTCTTTGGAATTGATGCGATTCCATGGTTAACCAATGCGGCATGGTCAAAACTAGCGCTTATTCTTATGCAAGGTTGGTTGGGGTTTCCTTATATATTCCTAGTAACCACAGGAGTCTTGCAATCTATTCCAGATGATTTATATGAAGCGGCGACGATTGATGGTGCATCTATTTTTGCTAAATTCAAGCATATTACGATGCCAATGATACTACTCGCGATTGCGCCGATTATCATTACGCAGTATACATTTAACTTTAACAACTTTAATATTATTTATTTGTTCAACGGCGGTGGTCCAGCAGTTCCAGGGTCTACAGCTGGCGGAACAGATATTTTAGTATCATGGATTTATAAATTAACCATGCAATCCAGTCAATATTCTCTAGCAGCTGCGTTAACTATTTTGTTATCTGTATTTGTCATTGGAATTGCATTGTGGCAGTTCAGACGAACGAATTCATTTAAGGAGGATTAA